The genomic region GCCCAGGACCTTGCCGGGGGTGTCACAGAAGGTGTCCCAGATGCTGCGGCCGCGGCCGTCAGCGGTGGTGGCGCCTTCGATCTGGAATGAGGCGGTGGCCGCCCCCCAGAGGAAGTCCTCGGGGAACTCGTTACTTTTGCTCACTGCTTGGGACGCACCTTCCAGGAGAGACTTGAGGCTTGGGAGCGCTCCCACAACCGAAGCAGAACGGCACCGCGAAGTCAATCGATAGTTTCAACGCCGCAACGCAAACGTTAGATCGGGGCGCTTCATGCCGGGTCCTTCGTCGTCGCTACTGCCTGGCTCGCAAGCTCGCAGGCGGCAGAGACTCCTCCTGCAGGCACCGGCGCGCCCCTCACCCCTGTGCCTTCTTTGGGCCGCCGCTCGTGCCCACGCCGTCGCCCGCCACCACCCTCAACGGACGCCTACGGCGCAGTCCTTCTTGCTTTGGCCCGGACAGACCCCCTGTGGCCCCGACGAGCTCGACCGCTCACCCCCACCCGCCGAAGGCGGGGGTGAGCGTCCGCCGGGGAGTGCGTCACTCCGAGGGCGCGGCCTCGGCCGGGATGACGATGCCCTGCCAGCGCTCCTCCATGAAGGCGCGCACCTCGTCACTGTGCAGCAGCTCGTCCAGGGTCGCCACCGCCTCGGAGCCGGAGTCCTCCGACCGCACCACGAGCCCGTTGGCGTACGGGTTGTCCTCGCTGCTCTCCCAGGCGAGGGCGTTGGCGGTCTCGGGCAGGTCCGCCTCCAGGGCGTAGTTGCCGTTGACCACGGCGGCGTCCAGGTCCTGGAGCGACCGCGGCAGCTGCGCCGCTTCGACCGGCGTGACCGTGACGTCGAGCGGGTTGTCCTCGATGTCGTCGACCGAGGGCGTGCCGCCGGCGTCCTCGGCCAGCGTGATCACGTCCTCCGCCGCGAGCAGGTCCAGCGCGCGGGCCATGTTGGCGGCGTCGTTGGGCACCCCGATCTGGGCGCCCTCCGGCAGGTCGGCCAGGTCGTCGATCCCGTCGGCGTAGATCCCGAACGCCTCCACGTGCACGTCCGACACCCAGGACAGGTCCGCGTCGGGGTTGCCGTCCAGGTACTCCTCCAGGAACGGCACCGTCTGGTAGTAGTTGGCGTCCAGCTCGCCCTCGGCCAGGGCCGCGTTGGGCTGGTTGTAGTCGGTGTACTCCACGACCTCGATGGCCAGCCCGGCGTCCTCGGCGAGGTTCTCGTCGACGAACTCCAGGATCTCCGCGTGCGGCACCGGCGTGGCGCCGACCCGCAGCGTGGTCAGTCCCTCCGCGCCGCCGTCGCCGCCCTCGCTCCGCTCACTGGGGCTTCCGCACGCCGCCAGCAGCACGGCCGCCGCCGTGGCGGTCGCCGCGATCCCGGCCGCGCGCGCACTCGCACTCCTGATCATCTGTTTCCCTTTCAGGTGAGTTCCAACGGGTCCAGGGGGTCGGGGGGTGGTGGTGGAAGGTGAGGGGCGGGCCGGTCAGCGCCGGGCCAGGCGGCGCACCCACAGGTCGCCGAGGCTCTGCACGACCTGGACGATCACGATCAGCAGGATCACGGTCGCCCACAGGTAGTGGTCGTTGAAGCGCTGGTAGCCCTCGCGGATGGCGAGGTCGCCCAGTCCGCCGCCGCCGATCGCGCCGGCCATGGCGGAGTAGGAGATCAGCGTGACCACGGTCATCACGAGTCCGGCGATCAGCCCGGGCAGCGCCTCGGGCAGCATCACCTTGCCGACGATGGTGATCTTGCGCGTGCCCATGGCGTGCGCGGCCTCGACGACCTCGCGGTCGACTTCGCGCAGCGCGGTCTCCACAAGGCGGGCGAAGAACGGGATGGCGCCGATGCTCAGGGGCACGATCGCGGCCGTGGGGCCCAGCGTGGTGCCGACCAGGAAGCGGGTCAGGGCCAGCACCGCGACCATCAGGACGATGAACGGCAGCGAGCGGCCGATGTTGACGATGCCGCTCAGCACGGCGCGCACGACCGGCGCCGGCACGAGGCCGCCGCGGTCGGTCGCGACCAGGAGCACGCCCAACGGCAGGCCGACGAGCACGCTGAACACGCTCGCCCACCACACCATGTAGACGGTGTCCAGGGTCGCGAGCCACAGGCTGGGCCACATCTCGGGCCAGGCCTGGAGGAAGGCCGCCACGGCGCCCAGGGGGCCGTCCGCGGAGGCGGCGCCGGCCAGGGTGGGAACAGGGGTCAGGGAAATCGCAGTCACTGTCCGGCCTCCTCGACCAGCAGGCCGTGCTCGGCCAGGTAGGACAGGGCCGGTCCGCGGCGCGCACCGCGCAGGTCGACGATGAGCCGGCCCACGGACTGCCCGGCGACCTGCTCCACGCCGCCGCCCAGGATGTTCACGTCGACGTCGAAGCGGCGGGTGAGCTCCGACATCAGCGGCTCGTCGTAGGAGCGCGGGTAGGTGACCACGACCGTGTCGGGTCCACCGCGGTCGGGCAGCGGGAAGAGGGAACGGGCGAGGAGCGAACCCGGGGTGCCGATCAGGTCGAGCACACGTCCGGACTCGCGGAACTCTCCGGCCTCCATGATCGCCGCGGAGTCGCAGATCCGCTTGATCACGTCCATCTCGTGGGTGATCAGCAGGATGGTCAGCCCGAGCTCGTCGCGCAAGCGGCGCAGCAGGGCCAGGATCGAGTCCGTGGTGGCGGGGTCCAGGGCGGAGGTGGCCTCGTCGCTCAGCAGGACGTCGGGGCGCGAGGCGAGCGCCCGCGCGATGCCCACGCGCTGCTTCTGACCGCCGGAGAGCTGGGAGGGGTGGGCCCGGGCCTTGTCGGCGAGCCCCACCAGGTCCAGGAGCTCCCCCACGCGGGCCCGGCGCTCGGTGCGGCCGACCCCGGCGACCTCCAGTGGGAAGGCGACGTTGCCGGCCACGGTGCGCGAGGCCAGCAGGGCGAAGTGCTGGTGCACCATGCCGATGCGGCGGCGCGCGGTGCGCAGTCCGGCGCCGCGCAGCGAGGTGAGCTCCTCGCCGCCCACGCGCACGGTCCCAGCGTCGGGGCGCTCCAGGAGGTTCACCGTGCGCAGGAGGGTGCTCTTGCCCGCACCGCTCTGGCCCACGACCCCGTAGATCTCGCCGGGCTCGACGCGCAGGTCCACCCCGTTGAGGGCGGTCACCCGGCGCTTCTTCAACCTGTAGACCTTGTGCAGGCCCACTGCGTCAATCACGGTCTTCCCATCGACGTCTCAGCGGTGGAGTCACGGCACCCGGTGGTGGCACACGGGGACGCGAGGACTCAGCGTGGGGTTGACCCACGTCAGAGCGTACGGAGGGCCCGGCACGCGGGCGGCGGCGACGCGCCGTAGCGGCGTGCGGGCAGGCGCTCCCCCGCTCGGGGAGGCGCGGTGCGGCGGCGGTCGGACGAGGGGCCGCCAGGGCGTGTTCCGCGGATACTCACCCTGCTGCGCGGCGCCCCAGCGGCACTCTCGCCGCGTTCTCATCAGTCGACAGCCGAACCAGGCTGACTCCTTCTTCGGCCTTACGAGAGCACCACTGGATGCCCCGCTCGCAACGGGCGGCATCCACGGAACACGCCCTAGAAGTGCGCGCGACAACGCCCGCCAGGGGCCGGCCGACACCACCGAGTGGTGTGCGCCGGGGCCGCGGCGTGGCTGGACGAGTCGCGCACTGAAGCCTTCACGGAGACCAGCCAACCACGGACGCGGGGGTCGGGACACCAGATCCGGTGGCCGTTATCGGGTAATTTCTGCCACATCGTGCCTCGTCAGAGCACTGAGGTCGGCCGAGGCAGCCCGGATCCCCGCATGAGTGCCTACACTCATTACCGTCCCATGGCACTCGCCCCCGTTGACGGCGTGCGCGAGAGAACGGACCCGGCCTCCCCACAGGCCCCGGGTCCGGCCGGACGAGACGAGTATCTGCGCCCACCGCGCCCACCGCGTCCGCGGTCGGCGCCCACGGGCACGAGGAGCGACCCACCGTGCAGTCCGACGATCCGAACAGAGTGGACGGAGCCCCCGCGCGTGGCGGCGCGGCGGATCCCTTCGCCGACTTCTGGGCACCCGACCCTCACGTGTGGACCTGGGCCGACGCCGTGGAGGCCGTCCTGCCGCGCGCGCGGCGGTCCGCGTCCGCCGGGCGGGCGCGCACCGCCGCGGTGGCCGTGGCGCTGGTCGGGGCGATGCTGGCCGTCCTCCAGGCCCCCGCGTGGGCGGTGGCCGTGCCGCGCGAGCCCGAGGAGAGCCTGGACTCCCTCCGCGAGCGGGCCGGCACCCTGAGCGAGGAGTACCAGGGCGAACTGCGCGACATGGAGGGCGTCATCGAGGACGCCGAGCGCGCCGAGGCCCGCGCCGAGGGCACCCGCGAGGAGGTCGAGGCGGCACAGGCGCAGGTGCGCTCCCTGGCCGTCGCCACCTACACCGGCAGCGGGATCGACCCCTCGATGTCGCTGTTCGTGGACGCCGAGCCGGACGAGGTCATCGACCGCGCGATCGTGGTCGACTACCTCTCGACCAGCAACCAGGACAAGATCGACCAGCTGAACCAGGCGCTCTCACGCGACGAGGTCGCGCAGGAGAACGCGAACGAGCAGCTGGAGGAGGTCGAGGCGGACCTCGACGAGCTGGAGGAGCGCCGGCGCGAGGTCCAACGGATGATCGCCGACTACCCCGTCCAGCAGATGGGCGGCCAGTACAACATCACGCCGCGGACCGAGCAGATGCGCGCCCTGGTCATCGAACAGTTCGGTGAGGGGCGCGACGTGGGCGGCGTGGGCTGCTACCGGGCGGTCGGCGGCTGGGTCGTCGGTGAGCACCCCAAGGGCCGGGCCTGCGACTTCATGGTGGACGCCAACGGTTCCATGCCCCCGCAGGAGCAGGTGGACCGCGGCTGGGCGATCGCCGAGTGGGCGCGGGACAACGCCGAGGACCTGGGGATCATGTACGTCATCTACCGCCAGCAGATCTGGGACGTCCGCCGCGGCGACACCGGCTGGCGCGACATGGCCGACCGCGGCAGCATCACCGAGAACCACTTCGACCACGTGCACATCTCGATGTTCTAGGACGCCACGGGTCGCACCACCACGGAGTCATGTCGCCGTGACACGGTGGCGCGGTGGCCGGATCCGGCCACCGCCGGACCCCGCGGTGACCTGCGCGAGCAGTCCCGGCGCCCTCCGTGACCCGCCGGCGTCCGCGCGGTCGGCCTCCGGTCGGCCGCGCCCGCCCCTCCGGCCCGAGGCCATTACCCCGGACACCGTTCACACGTCCAGAGCGAGACGTCACGATCCCGTTACGGACATGACGCCCAGGTGCGCGACCAGCACAAAACGGTGACGATTCCCCCCTCTACCATGGACCTGGCCCTGCTGGGCGACGGTCCGCCCGGTTAGGATGCATCAGGTTCCGGCCCCTCCCCGCGAGTAGCGACCCCATCAGGCTCCGCGTCGGCGGTCGGTGCCCCCAGCACTTCTGGGGGCCTCCTCCACACACGGGGAGCGCCAGCCCGCCACCCGCCCGCTCTCGCCCGCGGACCGGTGACCACGGGTGGCGACCTCTCCACACGACTCCCGTCCCCCTTCTCGGCGCAGCCGCGAGCGGGCGGTCGGAAGTCGTGAGAACTCAGGGCGGCGCACACGCGTCCCAGACAACACGGTCAGCACATCACCGGGCGAGGGGAGCCATGAGCGAAAACGGACCTTACAACCAGCCACCGCAGAACCCCTACGGTGGTGGGGAGCCCGGCCCGGGCCAGCCTCCCTACGGCCAGCCCCAGGGCGGCATGCCCTTCGGCGACCCCAACACCGGTGGCCAGCCCGGCTACGGCGGCTACGCCGGCGGGCAGGACCAGGGGATGTACGCGGGCGGTCAGCCCCCCTACGGCGGGCCCGGCGGCCCTGGCGGTCCCGGTGGCCCGGGCGGCCCCGGCTACCCCCCGCCGCCGCAGCAACCCCAGGGCGGCGGCAGCAAGGCCGGCCTGTGGGTCGTCATCGGTGGCGGCGCGATCATCATCGTGCTCGTCATCGCCGTGGTGGTCATGCTGGTCACGAACGGCAACGACGGCGGCACCGAGATCGCGGACCCGGAGGTCGAGGCCTCCACGGCCGAGACCGGCGGCGCGGAGGACCCCGAGGGCGGTGACGACAC from Nocardiopsis aegyptia harbors:
- a CDS encoding coiled-coil domain-containing protein, whose translation is MQSDDPNRVDGAPARGGAADPFADFWAPDPHVWTWADAVEAVLPRARRSASAGRARTAAVAVALVGAMLAVLQAPAWAVAVPREPEESLDSLRERAGTLSEEYQGELRDMEGVIEDAERAEARAEGTREEVEAAQAQVRSLAVATYTGSGIDPSMSLFVDAEPDEVIDRAIVVDYLSTSNQDKIDQLNQALSRDEVAQENANEQLEEVEADLDELEERRREVQRMIADYPVQQMGGQYNITPRTEQMRALVIEQFGEGRDVGGVGCYRAVGGWVVGEHPKGRACDFMVDANGSMPPQEQVDRGWAIAEWARDNAEDLGIMYVIYRQQIWDVRRGDTGWRDMADRGSITENHFDHVHISMF
- a CDS encoding methionine ABC transporter permease codes for the protein MWPSLWLATLDTVYMVWWASVFSVLVGLPLGVLLVATDRGGLVPAPVVRAVLSGIVNIGRSLPFIVLMVAVLALTRFLVGTTLGPTAAIVPLSIGAIPFFARLVETALREVDREVVEAAHAMGTRKITIVGKVMLPEALPGLIAGLVMTVVTLISYSAMAGAIGGGGLGDLAIREGYQRFNDHYLWATVILLIVIVQVVQSLGDLWVRRLARR
- a CDS encoding MetQ/NlpA family ABC transporter substrate-binding protein; the encoded protein is MIRSASARAAGIAATATAAAVLLAACGSPSERSEGGDGGAEGLTTLRVGATPVPHAEILEFVDENLAEDAGLAIEVVEYTDYNQPNAALAEGELDANYYQTVPFLEEYLDGNPDADLSWVSDVHVEAFGIYADGIDDLADLPEGAQIGVPNDAANMARALDLLAAEDVITLAEDAGGTPSVDDIEDNPLDVTVTPVEAAQLPRSLQDLDAAVVNGNYALEADLPETANALAWESSEDNPYANGLVVRSEDSGSEAVATLDELLHSDEVRAFMEERWQGIVIPAEAAPSE
- a CDS encoding methionine ABC transporter ATP-binding protein, with amino-acid sequence MGLHKVYRLKKRRVTALNGVDLRVEPGEIYGVVGQSGAGKSTLLRTVNLLERPDAGTVRVGGEELTSLRGAGLRTARRRIGMVHQHFALLASRTVAGNVAFPLEVAGVGRTERRARVGELLDLVGLADKARAHPSQLSGGQKQRVGIARALASRPDVLLSDEATSALDPATTDSILALLRRLRDELGLTILLITHEMDVIKRICDSAAIMEAGEFRESGRVLDLIGTPGSLLARSLFPLPDRGGPDTVVVTYPRSYDEPLMSELTRRFDVDVNILGGGVEQVAGQSVGRLIVDLRGARRGPALSYLAEHGLLVEEAGQ